A region from the Melioribacter roseus P3M-2 genome encodes:
- a CDS encoding MmgE/PrpD family protein — translation MEKSVSRIISEFALDLKYEDIPGEVIHEAKRFLYDSIGCAYGAYETKDVNIIRNYFRNIGGKQEATVIGFGDKVPAAHAAFVNSQMIRSLDFNDIYWKQDPSHPSDLIPAALAAGEYSNADMKSVLTAIVLGYEFEQRLCEIAAPGIRERKWHHATLTQFVSPVVAGKLLNLSVEQMVNAIGINGAHNFTSGAPASGQLSMMKNTVDPMAVYNGVISSFLAKEGFTGPEFIFEGKEGFFDCLLGWDYKSGQSKPITVPGLEMYGEWRWDLDKLFNKLGSNYKILECSMKAFPTEALTHTHISAVLSLVNKHDVKPDQIEKIIITTIARVCDILFDPQKYKPKSRETADHSLPYCIAAAVVDRKITTDSFSEEKLNDPRIWSVIDKIEGVASYEFEKLFPEKQPSKVEIITTDGKEYSEYLEYPKGHPNNPMTDEELESKFNSLSSKLLDANKQREIKELVFNCDIMEATEFMNKLIA, via the coding sequence ATGGAAAAATCCGTTTCACGAATTATTTCCGAATTTGCACTTGATTTAAAATACGAAGACATACCGGGGGAAGTTATTCACGAAGCCAAGCGTTTTTTGTACGATTCGATCGGATGCGCTTACGGCGCATATGAAACCAAAGACGTAAACATCATCAGAAATTATTTCCGGAATATCGGCGGCAAACAGGAAGCGACGGTTATTGGATTCGGAGACAAAGTACCCGCTGCTCATGCCGCTTTTGTAAACTCGCAGATGATACGTTCGCTCGATTTTAACGACATCTATTGGAAGCAGGATCCGTCTCATCCGTCGGATTTAATTCCAGCAGCTTTAGCCGCAGGAGAATATTCAAACGCCGATATGAAATCTGTGTTGACTGCGATTGTTCTGGGGTACGAATTCGAACAACGACTTTGCGAAATTGCAGCGCCGGGCATAAGAGAACGTAAATGGCACCACGCTACACTAACGCAGTTTGTTTCGCCCGTAGTTGCCGGAAAATTGCTTAACTTGAGCGTGGAGCAGATGGTAAACGCTATCGGCATTAACGGCGCGCATAATTTTACTTCCGGCGCCCCCGCTTCGGGTCAACTTTCGATGATGAAAAATACGGTCGATCCGATGGCGGTCTATAACGGCGTAATCTCGTCTTTCCTCGCCAAAGAAGGCTTTACGGGTCCCGAATTTATTTTTGAAGGCAAGGAAGGCTTTTTCGACTGTTTATTGGGCTGGGATTACAAATCCGGACAGAGCAAACCGATAACTGTGCCGGGGTTGGAAATGTACGGCGAGTGGCGCTGGGATTTGGATAAGCTATTCAACAAACTCGGCAGTAATTATAAAATACTCGAATGCAGCATGAAAGCTTTTCCAACGGAAGCGTTAACCCATACCCACATTTCAGCAGTCCTTTCACTGGTAAACAAGCACGACGTCAAACCGGATCAAATCGAAAAGATCATAATAACTACAATAGCGCGGGTCTGCGACATCCTGTTCGATCCGCAAAAGTACAAACCAAAATCGAGAGAAACAGCCGACCATTCACTGCCCTATTGCATTGCCGCGGCTGTAGTCGACAGAAAGATTACAACCGATTCATTCTCGGAAGAAAAACTCAATGACCCGCGTATCTGGTCGGTAATCGATAAGATAGAAGGCGTTGCCTCGTATGAATTCGAAAAATTGTTTCCCGAAAAACAACCGTCTAAAGTCGAAATTATTACAACCGACGGAAAAGAATATTCGGAATATCTCGAATATCCGAAAGGTCATCCAAACAACCCGATGACCGACGAGGAATTGGAATCAAAATTCAACAGTCTTTCTTCGAAACTTTTGGACGCCAATAAACAAAGAGAAATTAAAGAGCTTGTATTTAATTGCGATATTATGGAAGCGACCGAATTCATGAACAAATTAATTGCGTGA
- the citF gene encoding citrate lyase subunit alpha produces MRMIKNKAGRLVPLYVNGIKQIPFKGVDKYKPKGRKAAPAIPSCVDFPEAENKLVKNLKKALELSGLKDGMTISTHHHLRNGDMVTNYLFDVIHSMGIKNIRWFPSASFPCHEHLIKYLEDGTIHHIEGSLNGPLGKYASTGKMEGTGVLRSHGGRYQAIQDGEVHIDIAIIAAPSADKFGNANGLYGKSACGGLGFALADSIYADKVIIVTDNLVDFPCVPWQISGNNVDYVVVVDSIGDPAKIVSGTTEITKSPDRLLIAEYVAEFMDAARILKDGFSFQAGAGGTSLAFIPFIKEKMKQKNIKARFVRGGSTKYLVEMLEEGLTDYILDGQTFDLEGVRSMRENPKHIMTSPFTSYNFHGKGNFASMVDAVVLGATEVDLNFNANVVTHSDGMLLHGIGGWQNCLYAGCTILAVPSFRDRIPVIVDEVTTLCGPGDLIDAVITERGIAVNPARKDLIKKVKKSSLPLRSIADIQEEVYEICGRPAKPKLDKRKVVAVVKWVDGTLLDSVYKAAE; encoded by the coding sequence ATGAGAATGATAAAAAACAAAGCAGGCAGATTGGTTCCGTTATACGTAAACGGGATAAAACAAATTCCTTTTAAAGGAGTCGACAAATACAAACCGAAAGGCAGAAAAGCCGCTCCGGCAATACCTTCCTGTGTCGATTTTCCCGAAGCCGAAAATAAATTGGTAAAAAACTTGAAAAAGGCTCTGGAACTTTCGGGCTTAAAAGACGGAATGACAATTTCAACCCACCATCATCTTCGTAACGGAGATATGGTTACCAACTATTTATTCGACGTTATCCATTCAATGGGAATTAAAAATATAAGGTGGTTTCCGAGCGCGTCATTCCCCTGTCACGAACATTTAATCAAATATCTCGAAGACGGCACTATTCACCACATTGAAGGCTCGTTGAACGGACCATTGGGCAAATACGCGAGTACGGGAAAGATGGAAGGCACGGGCGTATTGCGTTCGCACGGAGGCAGATACCAGGCAATTCAGGACGGCGAAGTTCATATCGACATTGCGATAATCGCCGCGCCTTCGGCGGACAAGTTCGGCAACGCCAACGGATTATACGGAAAGTCCGCTTGCGGAGGATTGGGATTTGCCCTGGCAGATTCCATTTATGCCGACAAGGTTATTATCGTTACCGATAATTTAGTCGACTTCCCGTGTGTTCCATGGCAGATTTCCGGCAATAATGTCGATTATGTGGTAGTCGTCGATTCGATCGGCGACCCGGCAAAAATCGTAAGCGGAACTACAGAGATAACAAAAAGTCCCGACCGGCTATTAATAGCCGAATACGTCGCGGAGTTTATGGACGCCGCCCGAATTTTAAAAGACGGATTTTCGTTCCAGGCCGGAGCCGGCGGCACGAGTCTGGCATTCATTCCATTTATCAAAGAAAAAATGAAACAAAAAAATATTAAAGCCCGGTTTGTAAGAGGAGGCTCCACAAAATATCTTGTCGAAATGCTCGAAGAAGGTTTAACCGACTATATCCTCGACGGACAGACATTCGATCTGGAAGGCGTTCGCTCAATGAGAGAAAATCCGAAACACATTATGACTTCTCCTTTTACAAGTTATAATTTTCACGGCAAGGGAAATTTTGCTTCGATGGTCGACGCTGTTGTGTTAGGAGCCACGGAAGTCGACCTGAATTTTAACGCCAACGTAGTGACGCATTCGGACGGGATGCTATTGCACGGAATCGGCGGATGGCAAAATTGTCTTTATGCCGGCTGCACTATATTGGCAGTTCCTTCATTCAGGGACAGGATACCCGTAATCGTAGACGAGGTAACTACGCTCTGCGGCCCCGGCGATTTGATTGACGCAGTAATTACGGAACGCGGAATTGCCGTCAATCCGGCAAGAAAAGATTTGATTAAAAAAGTTAAGAAAAGCTCTCTTCCGCTGCGGTCGATTGCCGATATTCAAGAAGAAGTTTATGAAATATGCGGCAGACCGGCAAAACCGAAATTAGACAAAAGAAAAGTTGTCGCGGTAGTTAAATGGGTCGACGGAACTTTACTCGACTCTGTTTATAAGGCGGCGGAATAG
- a CDS encoding DUF4249 family protein, producing the protein MKKKLFYSALILLTLTVISCDESFNPYGEFDEKYVLNCIVRADTNYQVALLSKSYLSENFDPYANTEDKSVQNALVRLWSGNDNVVILKDTIIERSPDDKYKAPYRIYYAKDFRPEPGLPLEIEAVLPNGKVLSSTTTVPQPIKFSEALSDTLIPPQKGDYIQVVWNSDQTKPVFVLRMGIYYFKHEGGTKKRYIHVVPQNYVEYEGMYVPNYPKPITQSRFSYDMSVIDKAMELISEGESDKSKFEILSCILEVISLDENLSVYYNTTAKANNTFSVKLDETDYSNITGGFGVFGAYNRNYYVLRFTHDYIRSFGYIPGLKE; encoded by the coding sequence ATGAAAAAGAAATTATTTTATTCGGCTTTGATTTTATTGACGCTGACGGTTATTTCATGCGACGAGTCGTTCAATCCTTACGGAGAATTCGACGAAAAATATGTTCTTAATTGTATTGTGAGAGCCGATACTAATTATCAGGTCGCTTTATTGTCGAAGAGTTATTTATCCGAGAATTTCGATCCGTATGCCAACACTGAGGATAAATCCGTTCAAAATGCATTGGTCAGATTATGGAGCGGTAACGACAACGTCGTCATACTAAAAGATACAATAATCGAACGTTCGCCCGACGACAAGTATAAAGCGCCGTACAGAATTTATTATGCAAAGGATTTCAGGCCGGAGCCGGGGCTCCCTCTCGAAATCGAAGCCGTTTTGCCCAACGGAAAGGTATTGTCTTCAACCACGACGGTTCCTCAACCGATTAAATTCAGCGAAGCTCTGTCGGACACTCTCATACCTCCTCAAAAAGGAGATTATATTCAGGTTGTTTGGAACAGCGATCAAACCAAACCCGTTTTTGTTTTGAGAATGGGCATCTATTATTTTAAGCATGAGGGCGGGACAAAAAAAAGATATATTCACGTGGTGCCGCAAAATTACGTGGAATACGAAGGCATGTATGTGCCGAACTATCCCAAACCCATAACGCAAAGCCGCTTCAGTTACGACATGTCTGTAATCGATAAAGCAATGGAACTAATTTCCGAAGGCGAATCGGACAAAAGCAAATTTGAAATTTTGAGCTGCATACTCGAAGTAATTTCGCTCGACGAAAATTTAAGCGTCTATTACAATACGACCGCTAAGGCGAACAATACATTTTCGGTTAAACTCGACGAAACGGATTATTCGAATATAACAGGCGGCTTCGGCGTCTTCGGCGCATACAACCGGAATTATTATGTGCTCAGATTTACTCACGATTATATCAGATCATTTGGCTACATACCGGGATTGAAGGAATGA
- a CDS encoding two-component regulator propeller domain-containing protein — MKSFLKILTVGILALNIFISCDREVYTGSAEPEILYNGKIFVDSNPDSALIYIDGKNSGFVTPDTIKGLSEGVHYVTLKKKLFKDTTLAKEISGAEYKSIFVDFYKNPANFGIIYVNSKPEGAAIYLNNENTGFFTPKYLTNLLVGEYKVRCDLPLHRSDSAIVKVTYSKIQYLNFVLDDTSKWVNYNIDNSQLSSNHLSALAPGENGIWVGTRDRGIVRIRGDKFDIIQSTNSQLKYNFINSLYVRDNELYVATSGSLQKFDGSVWTDLTPNLPDPYVTSVIFDNNSVMWIGTQKGLVKYDGKSWKVFDRTSGMSSDFVTGIAIDNFNNVWVATNSAGINMYDGNQWKIYDMSNMNLSANLGNSIKDIACDKEGYVYAAHIYNSEKGELGGFTRFKDGAWEQLELKGVPSNLVESIYVDEEGNKWIGTKGGLTKFRHNPSDGYFFNTSNSKLLASQVVDIKLGPDGNLWIATFGGGLAKVKKGNY, encoded by the coding sequence ATGAAAAGTTTCTTGAAAATATTAACTGTCGGAATACTGGCGCTCAATATTTTTATTTCGTGCGACAGGGAGGTTTATACTGGTTCGGCAGAGCCTGAAATTTTATATAACGGTAAAATCTTTGTCGACAGCAATCCGGATTCCGCCCTTATTTATATCGACGGTAAAAATTCCGGATTCGTTACGCCGGATACTATTAAAGGATTATCCGAAGGCGTCCACTACGTTACATTGAAAAAAAAATTGTTCAAAGACACGACATTAGCCAAAGAAATTAGCGGCGCCGAATATAAATCCATCTTTGTAGACTTTTATAAAAATCCGGCAAACTTCGGAATTATTTATGTAAACAGTAAACCAGAAGGCGCGGCAATTTATTTAAATAATGAAAATACGGGATTTTTTACTCCCAAATATTTGACCAATTTATTGGTCGGCGAATATAAAGTGAGGTGCGATTTACCGCTGCACCGCTCCGACAGCGCTATAGTTAAGGTTACTTACAGTAAGATACAGTATTTGAATTTTGTCCTGGATGATACGAGCAAATGGGTAAATTATAATATCGATAATTCGCAATTGAGCAGTAATCATCTCTCCGCTCTGGCGCCAGGCGAAAACGGAATTTGGGTCGGTACGAGGGACAGAGGTATCGTAAGAATCCGAGGCGATAAATTCGATATAATTCAATCGACTAATTCACAGCTAAAATATAACTTCATTAATTCTTTATATGTCCGCGACAATGAATTGTACGTTGCCACAAGCGGTAGTCTTCAAAAATTCGACGGCTCAGTATGGACGGACCTCACTCCGAATTTGCCGGATCCATACGTTACGAGCGTTATTTTCGATAATAACAGTGTGATGTGGATCGGCACTCAAAAAGGATTAGTCAAATACGACGGAAAAAGTTGGAAAGTTTTCGACAGGACTTCCGGAATGTCGAGCGATTTTGTAACGGGAATTGCAATTGACAATTTTAATAATGTATGGGTGGCGACTAACAGCGCCGGTATTAATATGTACGACGGAAATCAATGGAAAATTTATGATATGTCGAATATGAATTTGAGCGCAAACCTGGGAAATTCAATAAAAGATATTGCGTGCGATAAGGAAGGATACGTTTATGCCGCTCATATTTATAACAGCGAAAAAGGCGAGTTGGGCGGATTTACTAGATTCAAAGACGGCGCCTGGGAGCAGTTGGAATTGAAGGGAGTTCCGTCCAATTTAGTAGAATCCATATATGTGGACGAAGAAGGGAACAAATGGATAGGCACAAAAGGCGGATTGACAAAATTCCGGCATAATCCTTCGGACGGATATTTCTTTAACACTTCGAATTCCAAACTGCTGGCAAGCCAGGTAGTCGATATCAAACTTGGCCCGGACGGAAACTTGTGGATAGCGACGTTTGGTGGCGGACTTGCAAAAGTTAAAAAAGGCAACTATTAA
- a CDS encoding aldolase/citrate lyase family protein, giving the protein MYGDEIEKLIRTISSFYELTGAEIEIEDYGALPYTIAARFETAYKRIFVHETKEFLLPIKKGLITPTSKDRIRRSRLYLPGNEPKFHINAGLHKPDGIILDLEDSVHPSEKDSARILVRNALRAVNFYGAEKMVRINQLPLGFEDLKSIVPHNVHVILIPKCESKETVIKVNEVINAVKKEKNIRYDIYLMPIIESALGVVNAYEIATASKNICALTIGLEDYTADIGVQRTEAGLESFYARSVIVNAAKAAGVQAIDSVYSDVGNTEGLYKSCLESKALGFEGKGCIHPRQIKITHKAFAPSPPEIEKAKLIVEAFNEARRKSQSVISIGSKMIDPPVVKRALKILESEKQN; this is encoded by the coding sequence TTGTACGGCGACGAAATAGAGAAACTGATACGCACGATTTCGTCGTTTTACGAATTAACCGGCGCCGAAATTGAAATCGAAGATTACGGAGCCCTGCCTTACACAATCGCGGCGCGATTCGAAACGGCTTATAAAAGAATTTTCGTGCATGAAACCAAAGAATTTTTGCTTCCGATTAAAAAGGGACTAATAACTCCTACCTCAAAAGACAGAATAAGGCGAAGCCGGCTTTATCTTCCCGGCAACGAACCGAAGTTCCATATAAACGCCGGTCTTCATAAACCCGACGGGATTATACTCGATCTCGAGGACAGCGTACATCCTTCCGAAAAAGACTCGGCGCGTATTTTGGTCAGGAATGCGTTACGAGCCGTTAATTTTTACGGCGCCGAAAAAATGGTAAGGATTAATCAACTTCCTCTCGGTTTTGAGGATTTGAAATCAATAGTTCCTCATAACGTTCATGTAATTCTTATTCCCAAATGCGAGTCAAAAGAAACCGTCATTAAAGTCAACGAAGTAATAAACGCCGTCAAAAAAGAAAAAAATATTCGTTATGACATTTATCTCATGCCGATTATCGAAAGCGCATTGGGCGTTGTGAATGCATACGAAATTGCAACGGCTTCTAAAAATATTTGCGCCCTGACAATCGGGCTGGAAGATTATACTGCGGATATCGGTGTCCAGAGGACTGAAGCCGGACTCGAAAGTTTTTACGCCCGGTCTGTTATTGTCAATGCAGCCAAAGCGGCGGGAGTTCAAGCTATCGATTCGGTTTATTCCGACGTCGGGAATACGGAAGGACTCTATAAAAGCTGTCTGGAATCGAAAGCGCTCGGTTTCGAAGGGAAGGGATGCATTCATCCCAGACAAATAAAAATAACGCATAAAGCATTCGCCCCTTCGCCCCCGGAAATCGAAAAGGCGAAATTGATTGTGGAAGCTTTCAACGAAGCCCGGAGAAAAAGCCAGAGCGTCATTTCAATCGGGAGTAAAATGATCGATCCTCCCGTCGTAAAACGCGCGTTGAAAATTCTTGAATCCGAAAAACAAAATTGA